From the genome of Macrobrachium nipponense isolate FS-2020 chromosome 43, ASM1510439v2, whole genome shotgun sequence, one region includes:
- the LOC135213910 gene encoding alpha-1,4-N-acetylglucosaminyltransferase-like, protein MDTPSKLKWRPPKEDTIIFTQTSCGLDFDGRQACAVESAARHHGNRSVIVYVTAPFIDMSHPLIKVKFNHQCIFISDACRTEILRKYGGTYLDLDALTLRPLPNRTNYLGRLNSQSINNAVLSLVKGHPLSQTLANSIPEAFDPFNGTSIGPSLLYPALRDMCPGNLTNSTHTRSLSDAFNEDEVSAYLEDTSPYLQTPETCSDLTVFPQKMFYPINCKTGERFLLFLGGHGYGEKFLRFSKAYILHLSNSLTEQNIAQTGGDSILEEVMRRNCPDVHHYVRTNVGHLR, encoded by the exons ATGGACACGCCCTCGAAGCTCAAATGGCGGCCCCCGAAGGAGGACACGATTATCTTCACGCAGACGTCCTGTGGACTCGACTTCGATGGACGCCAG GCATGCGCCGTTGAGAGTGCAGCTCGTCACCATGGCAACCGGTCAGTTATCGTTTATGTGACAGCTCCCTTTATTGACATGTCACATCCTTTGATAAAGGTAAAGTTTA ACCACCAGTGCATCTTTATTTCCGACGCCTGCAGAACTGAGATCCTGAGAAAGTATGGCGGCACTTACTTGGATCTGGATGCCTTGACGCTTCGACCGCTTCCGAACAGGACCAACTATTTGGGGAGactcaacagccaatcaatcaataacGCCGTGTTGAGTCTTGTTAAAGGGCATCCTCTGAGCCAG ACTTTGGCCAACTCCATTCCAGAAGCATTCGACCCCTTCAATGGCACCAGCATCGGTCCTTCCTTGCTATACCCAGCCCTGAGGGACATGTGCCCAGGAAATCTGaccaacagcacacacacaagaAGCCTGTCAGACGCTTTTAACGAAGACGAGGTCTCCGCCTACTTGGAGGACACTTCACCCTACCTGCAAACCCCCGAAACATGCTCTGATTTAACCGTTTTCCCTCAGAAAATGTTTTATCCTATCAATTGCAAGACGGGAGAGAGATTCCTCTTGTTCCTAGGTGGTCATGGTTACGGGGAAAAATTCTTGCGTTTTTCAAAAGCTTACATTTTGCATCTTTCTAATTCGCTGACTGAGCAGAATATTGCGCAAACTGGGGGAGACTCGATTCTGGAAGAAGTCATGAGGAGAAACTGTCCAGATGTCCACCATTATGTGAGAACAAATGTCGGCCACCTGAGATAA